In Taeniopygia guttata chromosome Z, bTaeGut7.mat, whole genome shotgun sequence, one genomic interval encodes:
- the LOC140681791 gene encoding uncharacterized protein: MGHGPAAAASRCPPLVAAGAAEPLSGRASAAPRAMGCPETGPLPALPCAGSRAAEKAPSVGREGRRGPLDGSPCRKRRLYWKVTEPPSAALDTCFPLRSPRHAAPIPGGISLPSCSSPPVGLRVPAGGGPGQVAGSPQWSCEAGSAQCRCGAGSPQCPCGAGSPQCPCGAGSPQCRCGAGSPQYHCGAGSPQCPCGAGSAQCRCGAGSSQCRCGAGSPQCRCGAGSPQWRCGAGSAQCRCGAGSPQCRCGAGSAQCRCGAGSPQWRCGAGSAQCRCGAGSPQCHCGAGSSQCPCGAGSPQCPCGAGSAQCPCGAGSPQCRCGAGEPSVPLWGWERSVPLWGWEPSVPLWGWEPSVLLWGAARAGLGPAEGRAERASAGACGCCLAEPTQLSQLSLTGQTLLFLHRVCGPSLGSSR; this comes from the exons ATGGGGcacggcccggccgccgccgcctcccgctgCCCCCCGCTCGTGGCGGCCGGCGCGGCGGAGCCGCTGTCGGGCAGAGCCTCGGCGGCTCCGCGCGCCATGGGCTGCCCAGAGACGGGCCCGCTGCCGGCGCTGCCCTGCGCCGGGAGCCGGGCAGCAGAGAAGGCCCCGAGcgtgggcagggaggggagacGGGGGCCTCTTGACGGGTCTCCTTGCAGGAAAAGGAGACTTTACTGGAAAGTGACCGAGCCGCCCTCAGCTGCCTTGGACACCTGCTTCCCCCTCCGTTCCCCCAGGCATGCTGCCCCCATTCCGGGAGGAATCTCCCTTCCGAGCTGCTCCTCCCCGCCTGTGGGCCTCAGGGTACCTGCGGGAGGCGGCCCGGGACAAGTGGCTGGGAGTCCTCAGTGGTCCTGTGAGGCTGGGAGCGCTCAGTGccgctgtggggctgggagccctcagtgcccctgtggggctgggagccctcagtgcccctgtggggctgggagccctcagtgccgctgtggggctgggagccctcagtaccactgtggggctgggagccctcagtgcccctgtggggctgggagcgcTCAGTGccgctgtggggctgggagctctcAGTGccgctgtggggctgggagccctcagtgccgctgtggggctgggagccctcagtggcgctgtggggctgggagcgcTCAGTGccgctgtggggctgggagccctcagtgccgctgtggggctgggagcgcTCAGTGccgctgtggggctgggagccctcagtggcgctgtggggctgggagcgcTCAGTGccgctgtggggctgggagccctcagtgccactgtggggctgggagctctcAGTgcccctgtggggctgggagccctcagtgcccctgtggggctgggagcgcTCAGTgcccctgtggggctgggagccctcagtgccgctgtggggctggggagccctCAGTgcccctgtggggctgggagcgcTCAGTGccgctgtggggctgggagccctcagtgccgctgtggggctgggagccctcagtgctgctctggggcgctgccagggcagggctgggtccTGCTGAAGGCCGGGCTGAGCGTGCGAGTGCAGGAGCCTGTGGCTGTTGCCTG GCTGAACCgacccagctctctcagctttCCCTCACGGGACAGACACTCCTGTTCCTTCACCGTGTTTGTGGCCCTTCCCTGGGCTCTTCCCGGTAG